Proteins from a single region of Ziziphus jujuba cultivar Dongzao chromosome 1, ASM3175591v1:
- the LOC125418347 gene encoding probable protein phosphatase 2C 28 isoform X5, with protein MENLGHPLSAEDVEDDNELVSRHVTHGFHLVRGKMDHGMEDYIVAENRKVNGHELGLYAIFDGHSGRDVAEYLQNHLFDNILSEPDFWTNPKKAIKRAYKATDNDILEMMIGSRGGSTAVTAILIDQEKLIIANVGDSRAILCRNGQAKRISVDHEPQKEKELVEGRGGFVSKSPGNVPRVDGQLAMTRAFGDAGVKEHITSEPYVRVESIDKDIEFIILASDGLWKVMSNQEALDCIKKIDDAQQASEKLIREALSRKSYDDISCVVVIFH; from the exons ATG GAAAATTTAGGACACCCTTTGTCCGCGGAAGATGTAGAAGATGATAACGAGTTAGTAAGTCGACATGTCACCCATGGATTCCATTTGGTACGAGGAAAAATGGACCATGGAATGGAAGATTATATTGTGGCCGAAAATAGGAAAGTCAATGGCCATGAGTTAGGATTATATGCAATTTTTGATGGCCACTCAGGTCGTGATGTTGCAGAATACTTGCAAAACCATCTATTTGATAACATACTAAGTGAG CCTGATTTCTGGACAAACCCAAAAAAGGCCATCAAGAGAGCATATAAGGCTACAGATAATGATATTTTGGAAATGATGATTGGTTCTCGAGGAGGCTCAACTGCAGTTACTGCAATATTAATCGATCAAGAAAAGCTAATCATAGCCAATGTAGGGGACTCTCGGGCTATTTTGTGCCGAAATGGTCAAGCGAAACGGATAAGTGTAGATCATGAGCCACAAAAGGAGAAAGAGCTTGTTGAGGGCAGAGGTGGATTTGTGTCTAAATCTCCTG GAAATGTTCCACGTGTAGATGGCCAGCTAGCCATGACGAGGGCATTCGGAGATGCGGGAGTGAAAGAGCATATTACATCCGAACCATATGTTAGGGTTGAAAGTATTGATAAGGATATTGAATTCATCATTTTGGCTAGCGATGGCCTGTGGAAA GTGATGTCAAACCAAGAGGCATTagattgtattaaaaaaatagatgatGCCCAGCAAGCATCAGAGAAGTTAATTAGAGAAGCTTTATCTAGGAAAAGCTACGATGATATATCTTGTGTGGTTGTAATTTTCCACTAA
- the LOC125418347 gene encoding probable protein phosphatase 2C 28 isoform X3: MKKRKPRLESDVDFIKVKRGRPSQAQKMHSHEANENLGHPLSAEDVEDDNELVSRHVTHGFHLVRGKMDHGMEDYIVAENRKVNGHELGLYAIFDGHSGRDVAEYLQNHLFDNILSEPDFWTNPKKAIKRAYKATDNDILEMMIGSRGGSTAVTAILIDQEKLIIANVGDSRAILCRNGQAKRISVDHEPQKEKELVEGRGGFVSKSPGNVPRVDGQLAMTRAFGDAGVKEHITSEPYVRVESIDKDIEFIILASDGLWKVMSNQEALDCIKKIDDAQQASEKLIREALSRKSYDDISCVVVIFH; the protein is encoded by the exons ATGAAG AAAAGGAAACCAAGATTGGAAAGTGACGTCGACTTCATAAAAGTAAAG AGGGGGCGTCCAAGTCAAGCACAGAAGATGCACTCCCATGAAGCAAAT GAAAATTTAGGACACCCTTTGTCCGCGGAAGATGTAGAAGATGATAACGAGTTAGTAAGTCGACATGTCACCCATGGATTCCATTTGGTACGAGGAAAAATGGACCATGGAATGGAAGATTATATTGTGGCCGAAAATAGGAAAGTCAATGGCCATGAGTTAGGATTATATGCAATTTTTGATGGCCACTCAGGTCGTGATGTTGCAGAATACTTGCAAAACCATCTATTTGATAACATACTAAGTGAG CCTGATTTCTGGACAAACCCAAAAAAGGCCATCAAGAGAGCATATAAGGCTACAGATAATGATATTTTGGAAATGATGATTGGTTCTCGAGGAGGCTCAACTGCAGTTACTGCAATATTAATCGATCAAGAAAAGCTAATCATAGCCAATGTAGGGGACTCTCGGGCTATTTTGTGCCGAAATGGTCAAGCGAAACGGATAAGTGTAGATCATGAGCCACAAAAGGAGAAAGAGCTTGTTGAGGGCAGAGGTGGATTTGTGTCTAAATCTCCTG GAAATGTTCCACGTGTAGATGGCCAGCTAGCCATGACGAGGGCATTCGGAGATGCGGGAGTGAAAGAGCATATTACATCCGAACCATATGTTAGGGTTGAAAGTATTGATAAGGATATTGAATTCATCATTTTGGCTAGCGATGGCCTGTGGAAA GTGATGTCAAACCAAGAGGCATTagattgtattaaaaaaatagatgatGCCCAGCAAGCATCAGAGAAGTTAATTAGAGAAGCTTTATCTAGGAAAAGCTACGATGATATATCTTGTGTGGTTGTAATTTTCCACTAA
- the LOC125418347 gene encoding probable protein phosphatase 2C 28 isoform X4 — MHSHEANENLGHPLSAEDVEDDNELVSRHVTHGFHLVRGKMDHGMEDYIVAENRKVNGHELGLYAIFDGHSGRDVAEYLQNHLFDNILSEPDFWTNPKKAIKRAYKATDNDILEMMIGSRGGSTAVTAILIDQEKLIIANVGDSRAILCRNGQAKRISVDHEPQKEKELVEGRGGFVSKSPGNVPRVDGQLAMTRAFGDAGVKEHITSEPYVRVESIDKDIEFIILASDGLWKVMSNQEALDCIKKIDDAQQASEKLIREALSRKSYDDISCVVVIFH, encoded by the exons ATGCACTCCCATGAAGCAAAT GAAAATTTAGGACACCCTTTGTCCGCGGAAGATGTAGAAGATGATAACGAGTTAGTAAGTCGACATGTCACCCATGGATTCCATTTGGTACGAGGAAAAATGGACCATGGAATGGAAGATTATATTGTGGCCGAAAATAGGAAAGTCAATGGCCATGAGTTAGGATTATATGCAATTTTTGATGGCCACTCAGGTCGTGATGTTGCAGAATACTTGCAAAACCATCTATTTGATAACATACTAAGTGAG CCTGATTTCTGGACAAACCCAAAAAAGGCCATCAAGAGAGCATATAAGGCTACAGATAATGATATTTTGGAAATGATGATTGGTTCTCGAGGAGGCTCAACTGCAGTTACTGCAATATTAATCGATCAAGAAAAGCTAATCATAGCCAATGTAGGGGACTCTCGGGCTATTTTGTGCCGAAATGGTCAAGCGAAACGGATAAGTGTAGATCATGAGCCACAAAAGGAGAAAGAGCTTGTTGAGGGCAGAGGTGGATTTGTGTCTAAATCTCCTG GAAATGTTCCACGTGTAGATGGCCAGCTAGCCATGACGAGGGCATTCGGAGATGCGGGAGTGAAAGAGCATATTACATCCGAACCATATGTTAGGGTTGAAAGTATTGATAAGGATATTGAATTCATCATTTTGGCTAGCGATGGCCTGTGGAAA GTGATGTCAAACCAAGAGGCATTagattgtattaaaaaaatagatgatGCCCAGCAAGCATCAGAGAAGTTAATTAGAGAAGCTTTATCTAGGAAAAGCTACGATGATATATCTTGTGTGGTTGTAATTTTCCACTAA
- the LOC125418347 gene encoding probable protein phosphatase 2C 58 isoform X2, which produces MKKSKPRLEIDDDVDRFTNVKKRKPRLESDVDFIKVKRGRPSQAQKMHSHEANENLGHPLSAEDVEDDNELVSRHVTHGFHLVRGKMDHGMEDYIVAENRKVNGHELGLYAIFDGHSGRDVAEYLQNHLFDNILSEPDFWTNPKKAIKRAYKATDNDILEMMIGSRGGSTAVTAILIDQEKLIIANVGDSRAILCRNGQAKRISVDHEPQKEKELVEGRGGFVSKSPGNVPRVDGQLAMTRAFGDAGVKEHITSEPYVRVESIDKDIEFIILASDGLWKVMSNQEALDCIKKIDDAQQASEKLIREALSRKSYDDISCVVVIFH; this is translated from the exons ATGAAG AAAAGCAAACCAAGATTGGAAATCGACGATGACGTGGATCGGTTTACTAATGTAAAG AAAAGGAAACCAAGATTGGAAAGTGACGTCGACTTCATAAAAGTAAAG AGGGGGCGTCCAAGTCAAGCACAGAAGATGCACTCCCATGAAGCAAAT GAAAATTTAGGACACCCTTTGTCCGCGGAAGATGTAGAAGATGATAACGAGTTAGTAAGTCGACATGTCACCCATGGATTCCATTTGGTACGAGGAAAAATGGACCATGGAATGGAAGATTATATTGTGGCCGAAAATAGGAAAGTCAATGGCCATGAGTTAGGATTATATGCAATTTTTGATGGCCACTCAGGTCGTGATGTTGCAGAATACTTGCAAAACCATCTATTTGATAACATACTAAGTGAG CCTGATTTCTGGACAAACCCAAAAAAGGCCATCAAGAGAGCATATAAGGCTACAGATAATGATATTTTGGAAATGATGATTGGTTCTCGAGGAGGCTCAACTGCAGTTACTGCAATATTAATCGATCAAGAAAAGCTAATCATAGCCAATGTAGGGGACTCTCGGGCTATTTTGTGCCGAAATGGTCAAGCGAAACGGATAAGTGTAGATCATGAGCCACAAAAGGAGAAAGAGCTTGTTGAGGGCAGAGGTGGATTTGTGTCTAAATCTCCTG GAAATGTTCCACGTGTAGATGGCCAGCTAGCCATGACGAGGGCATTCGGAGATGCGGGAGTGAAAGAGCATATTACATCCGAACCATATGTTAGGGTTGAAAGTATTGATAAGGATATTGAATTCATCATTTTGGCTAGCGATGGCCTGTGGAAA GTGATGTCAAACCAAGAGGCATTagattgtattaaaaaaatagatgatGCCCAGCAAGCATCAGAGAAGTTAATTAGAGAAGCTTTATCTAGGAAAAGCTACGATGATATATCTTGTGTGGTTGTAATTTTCCACTAA
- the LOC125418347 gene encoding probable protein phosphatase 2C 58 isoform X1, whose amino-acid sequence MNCRIKNLYVGGTSTVFWTREIKTLIRVVTAYLQKSKPRLEIDDDVDRFTNVKKRKPRLESDVDFIKVKRGRPSQAQKMHSHEANENLGHPLSAEDVEDDNELVSRHVTHGFHLVRGKMDHGMEDYIVAENRKVNGHELGLYAIFDGHSGRDVAEYLQNHLFDNILSEPDFWTNPKKAIKRAYKATDNDILEMMIGSRGGSTAVTAILIDQEKLIIANVGDSRAILCRNGQAKRISVDHEPQKEKELVEGRGGFVSKSPGNVPRVDGQLAMTRAFGDAGVKEHITSEPYVRVESIDKDIEFIILASDGLWKVMSNQEALDCIKKIDDAQQASEKLIREALSRKSYDDISCVVVIFH is encoded by the exons ATGAACTGCaggattaaaaatttatatgttgGGGGTACATCAACTGTATTTTGGACCCGGGAGATTAAAACTCTAATTAGAGTCGTAACTGCCTATTTGCAGAAAAGCAAACCAAGATTGGAAATCGACGATGACGTGGATCGGTTTACTAATGTAAAG AAAAGGAAACCAAGATTGGAAAGTGACGTCGACTTCATAAAAGTAAAG AGGGGGCGTCCAAGTCAAGCACAGAAGATGCACTCCCATGAAGCAAAT GAAAATTTAGGACACCCTTTGTCCGCGGAAGATGTAGAAGATGATAACGAGTTAGTAAGTCGACATGTCACCCATGGATTCCATTTGGTACGAGGAAAAATGGACCATGGAATGGAAGATTATATTGTGGCCGAAAATAGGAAAGTCAATGGCCATGAGTTAGGATTATATGCAATTTTTGATGGCCACTCAGGTCGTGATGTTGCAGAATACTTGCAAAACCATCTATTTGATAACATACTAAGTGAG CCTGATTTCTGGACAAACCCAAAAAAGGCCATCAAGAGAGCATATAAGGCTACAGATAATGATATTTTGGAAATGATGATTGGTTCTCGAGGAGGCTCAACTGCAGTTACTGCAATATTAATCGATCAAGAAAAGCTAATCATAGCCAATGTAGGGGACTCTCGGGCTATTTTGTGCCGAAATGGTCAAGCGAAACGGATAAGTGTAGATCATGAGCCACAAAAGGAGAAAGAGCTTGTTGAGGGCAGAGGTGGATTTGTGTCTAAATCTCCTG GAAATGTTCCACGTGTAGATGGCCAGCTAGCCATGACGAGGGCATTCGGAGATGCGGGAGTGAAAGAGCATATTACATCCGAACCATATGTTAGGGTTGAAAGTATTGATAAGGATATTGAATTCATCATTTTGGCTAGCGATGGCCTGTGGAAA GTGATGTCAAACCAAGAGGCATTagattgtattaaaaaaatagatgatGCCCAGCAAGCATCAGAGAAGTTAATTAGAGAAGCTTTATCTAGGAAAAGCTACGATGATATATCTTGTGTGGTTGTAATTTTCCACTAA